The Pseudomonas sp. FP2309 genome has a window encoding:
- the pdeM gene encoding ligase-associated DNA damage response endonuclease PdeM — protein sequence MHYPVTLEGEELWLLADKAIYWPARQCLLIADAHFGKASAYRSLGQPVPQGTTTENLHRLDRLLAALPCAQVIFLGDFLHGPGSHASGTLNALRSWRARHCELPMTLIRGNHDKRAGDPPADLGIDVVSEPLLMGPFALQHEPDAHTSHHVLAGHVHPVYRLRGKGRQHLRLPCFQLGARVSVLPAFGAFTGGHPVEQANDHRIFVIGDHQVWPVR from the coding sequence ATGCATTACCCGGTGACGCTTGAGGGGGAAGAACTATGGTTGCTCGCGGACAAGGCCATTTACTGGCCCGCGCGCCAGTGCCTGCTGATTGCCGACGCGCATTTCGGCAAGGCATCGGCCTATCGCAGCCTGGGGCAACCGGTGCCGCAGGGGACCACCACCGAGAACCTGCACCGGCTGGATCGGCTGTTGGCAGCCCTGCCGTGCGCGCAGGTCATCTTTCTCGGTGACTTTCTGCACGGCCCCGGCTCCCACGCCAGCGGCACCTTGAACGCGCTCAGAAGCTGGCGGGCGCGTCATTGCGAGCTGCCCATGACGCTGATTCGTGGCAATCACGATAAGCGCGCGGGGGACCCGCCTGCCGACCTGGGGATCGACGTGGTCAGCGAGCCATTGTTGATGGGGCCGTTTGCCTTGCAACACGAACCGGATGCGCACACCAGCCACCATGTGCTGGCGGGGCATGTGCACCCGGTGTATCGCTTGCGCGGCAAAGGACGCCAGCATCTGCGTCTGCCGTGCTTTCAGTTGGGCGCTCGGGTCAGCGTGCTGCCGGCCTTCGGCGCGTTTACCGGGGGGCATCCTGTGGAGCAAGCCAATGACCACCGAATCTTCGTGATCGGCGATCACCAGGTCTGGCCAGTGCGCTGA
- a CDS encoding ligase-associated DNA damage response DEXH box helicase → MAKPTDFAKQWFAAKGWKPFAFQKAVWAAVKDGHSGLLHASTGAGKTYALWFAALNRFAVTRPPVTGKRKPPAEPLTVLWITPMRALAADTARALEAPLEALQIPWSVGLRTGDTSSSERARQTRRQPTALVTTPESLTLMLARADSQTSLAHLRMVVVDEWHELIGNKRGVQLQLALARLRRWHPELMVWGISATLGNQAHALEVLVPHGDGINVQGQTAKQLIIDTLLPPVAERFPWAGHIGLKMLPQVVAEVDASSSCLVFTNTRAQSEIWYQALLEARPDWAGVIALHHGSLSRETRDWVERALKEGHLKAVVCTSSLDLGVDFLPVERVLQIGSAKGVARLMQRAGRSGHAPGRPSRVTLVPTHSLELVEAAAAQDAIAERRIEARESPYKPLDVLVQHLVSMALGTGFTPDALFTEVRGAWAYRDLSAADWAWALGFVRHGGLSLTAYPDYRRVEPDERGVWRVPDARLARRHRMSVGTIVSDASIQLKFWSKGGGGKNLGSVEEGFIARLKPGDGFLFAGRLLELVRVENMTAYVRRSNAKKAAVPRWNGGRMPLSNELAQAVVERFDAAAQGHFEGPEMHAVQPLLQTQLRWSGLPTREHLLAEALKSREGWHLFLYPFAGRQVHLGLASLLAWRVSQVQPLTFSIAVNDYGLELLSATAVDWPVVLNAGLLSPANLLEDVAASLNAGELALRRFREIARIAGLVFAGYPGAPKSTRQVQASSGLFFEVFKQYDPQNLLLTQAGEEVLRDELDIRRLEETLLRLSALKLDMHVIDRPTPLAFPLLVERMRESMSSEKLSERIARMVKDLEKVADNGKR, encoded by the coding sequence ATGGCAAAACCCACCGACTTCGCCAAGCAATGGTTTGCCGCCAAAGGCTGGAAGCCGTTCGCCTTTCAAAAAGCGGTGTGGGCGGCAGTTAAAGACGGCCATTCGGGGTTGCTGCATGCCAGCACCGGCGCCGGTAAAACCTACGCGCTATGGTTTGCCGCGCTCAATCGCTTCGCCGTCACCCGCCCACCGGTCACGGGCAAACGCAAGCCGCCCGCTGAACCGCTGACCGTTTTGTGGATCACGCCGATGCGGGCATTGGCCGCCGACACCGCGCGCGCCCTTGAAGCACCGCTGGAGGCCTTGCAGATTCCTTGGAGTGTCGGCCTGCGCACCGGCGACACCAGCAGCAGCGAGCGTGCACGCCAGACCCGTCGCCAACCGACCGCCCTGGTCACCACCCCGGAAAGCCTGACCCTGATGCTGGCCCGCGCCGACAGCCAGACCAGCCTGGCGCACCTGCGCATGGTGGTAGTGGATGAGTGGCATGAGTTGATCGGCAATAAGCGGGGCGTGCAGCTGCAATTGGCCTTGGCGCGGCTGCGACGCTGGCATCCAGAATTGATGGTGTGGGGGATCTCAGCCACCTTGGGTAATCAAGCCCACGCGCTGGAGGTCTTGGTCCCACACGGCGACGGGATCAATGTGCAGGGGCAGACGGCCAAGCAGTTGATCATCGACACGTTGCTGCCACCGGTTGCCGAGCGTTTCCCGTGGGCCGGGCATATCGGCTTGAAGATGCTGCCGCAGGTGGTGGCCGAAGTGGACGCCAGCAGCAGTTGTCTGGTGTTTACCAACACGCGGGCACAATCGGAAATCTGGTACCAGGCGCTGCTTGAGGCTCGCCCGGACTGGGCGGGGGTGATCGCGCTGCACCACGGTTCGCTGTCGCGGGAAACCCGTGATTGGGTGGAGCGCGCGTTGAAGGAGGGCCATCTCAAAGCGGTGGTGTGCACCTCCAGCCTGGACCTGGGGGTGGATTTTTTACCGGTGGAGCGGGTGTTGCAGATCGGCTCGGCCAAAGGCGTCGCGCGGCTGATGCAACGCGCTGGCCGCTCCGGCCATGCACCGGGCCGGCCGTCGCGGGTGACGCTGGTGCCCACCCACAGCCTGGAATTGGTGGAGGCCGCCGCGGCCCAGGACGCGATTGCCGAACGCCGCATCGAAGCCCGCGAGTCACCCTACAAGCCGCTGGACGTACTCGTACAGCATCTGGTCAGCATGGCCTTGGGCACCGGCTTTACACCCGATGCGTTATTCACCGAAGTGCGCGGCGCGTGGGCGTATCGCGATCTCAGCGCGGCGGATTGGGCCTGGGCGCTGGGGTTTGTGCGCCATGGTGGGCTGTCGCTGACCGCTTATCCGGATTACCGCCGCGTGGAGCCCGATGAACGCGGCGTCTGGCGCGTCCCCGATGCACGCCTGGCGCGCCGCCACCGCATGAGCGTGGGCACCATTGTCAGCGACGCCAGCATCCAGCTGAAATTCTGGAGCAAAGGCGGCGGCGGTAAGAATCTGGGCAGCGTCGAGGAAGGCTTTATCGCGCGGCTCAAGCCCGGTGACGGGTTCCTGTTTGCCGGGCGTTTATTGGAGTTGGTGCGCGTGGAAAACATGACTGCCTACGTGCGTCGCAGCAACGCAAAAAAAGCTGCCGTGCCGCGCTGGAATGGCGGGCGTATGCCGCTTTCAAACGAGCTGGCGCAAGCGGTGGTGGAACGCTTTGACGCTGCCGCCCAGGGGCATTTCGAGGGCCCTGAGATGCACGCGGTGCAACCCCTTTTGCAGACGCAGTTGCGCTGGTCGGGCCTGCCCACGCGCGAACATCTGTTGGCCGAAGCGTTGAAATCCCGGGAGGGGTGGCACCTGTTCCTGTACCCGTTCGCCGGGCGCCAAGTGCATCTGGGACTGGCCAGCTTGCTGGCGTGGCGGGTCAGTCAGGTGCAACCGCTGACCTTCTCCATCGCAGTCAATGATTACGGTTTGGAACTGCTGAGCGCTACGGCGGTAGATTGGCCGGTTGTACTGAACGCAGGGTTGCTCAGCCCGGCAAATCTGCTTGAGGACGTCGCGGCCAGCCTGAACGCAGGAGAGTTGGCCCTGCGCCGCTTTCGTGAAATCGCACGCATCGCCGGGCTGGTGTTCGCCGGCTATCCCGGCGCGCCGAAAAGTACGCGGCAGGTGCAGGCGTCCAGCGGTTTGTTCTTTGAGGTGTTCAAGCAATATGACCCGCAGAACTTGCTACTGACTCAAGCGGGGGAAGAAGTCCTGCGTGACGAGTTGGATATTCGTCGGTTGGAAGAGACATTACTGCGCCTATCGGCGCTGAAATTGGACATGCATGTCATTGATCGGCCCACGCCCTTGGCCTTTCCCTTACTGGTGGAGCGGATGCGCGAAAGCATGAGTTCAGAAAAGCTGTCGGAGCGCATTGCGCGCATGGTCAAGGATCTGGAAAAGGTCGCGGATAACGGAAAACGCTGA